The Pedobacter mucosus genome window below encodes:
- a CDS encoding FecR family protein, producing MEKHIFLNIINRYLKGTASESEILLLENYYRKLEEHSALPIDLNQLLHTKEIIFTDIINEIKSRENPGLSGSKGGKFIEQVFHGYSTEETGYMIIGKARKAKTRKLWIKIATAAMILVTVGLSVFYRNIRVNNELNLINEIPTGKQAATLTLSNGKKIRLSGAAKGDLATEAGVVISKTNTGQIVYRIAESEKGETKLNTLTTAEGETFMVVMPDLTEVWLNAASSLTYPTNFKGNMREVFLTGEGYFQVAHRAAMPFIVHTKMQDVEVLGTHFNINAYGDNGKTKTTLLTGSVKVRHRHLFALLRPGEESVLTQNAITTNPADVDVAIAWKDGYFRFNNASIEEIMGELCRWYNIDVDYEGKVTKTGYTGKISRYKNISQVLKMLQRTKAVHFKIEGRRVIIKL from the coding sequence ATGGAAAAACATATTTTTTTAAATATCATAAATAGATATCTGAAGGGAACTGCTTCGGAAAGCGAAATCCTGCTGTTGGAAAATTACTATCGCAAATTAGAAGAGCACAGCGCCCTACCGATCGACCTTAATCAACTGTTGCACACCAAGGAAATTATTTTCACCGACATCATTAACGAAATTAAATCGCGTGAAAATCCTGGCCTCTCTGGTTCTAAAGGTGGGAAATTCATTGAACAAGTGTTTCATGGGTATTCTACAGAGGAAACTGGTTATATGATTATCGGCAAGGCCCGGAAAGCAAAAACACGCAAGTTATGGATTAAAATAGCAACTGCCGCTATGATATTGGTTACCGTAGGCTTATCGGTATTTTACCGAAATATTAGGGTTAATAATGAGCTCAATTTGATAAATGAAATTCCAACTGGCAAACAAGCCGCTACACTTACCCTTTCCAATGGAAAAAAAATCAGGCTGTCGGGTGCGGCAAAGGGAGATTTGGCCACAGAAGCAGGCGTAGTAATTTCCAAAACAAATACTGGTCAGATTGTGTATCGTATTGCTGAAAGCGAAAAAGGTGAAACGAAATTGAATACATTAACCACTGCTGAGGGAGAAACTTTTATGGTTGTCATGCCGGATCTAACCGAAGTGTGGCTTAACGCTGCCTCATCCTTAACCTATCCTACTAATTTCAAAGGAAATATGAGAGAGGTTTTCCTTACAGGCGAGGGCTATTTCCAGGTTGCTCATCGAGCAGCGATGCCATTTATAGTACATACAAAAATGCAGGATGTTGAGGTTTTGGGAACTCATTTTAATATTAATGCCTATGGAGACAACGGAAAAACGAAAACCACATTGCTGACAGGATCTGTAAAAGTTAGGCACAGACATTTATTTGCCTTGTTGCGGCCGGGTGAAGAATCTGTATTAACCCAAAATGCTATCACTACAAATCCGGCAGATGTCGATGTAGCAATTGCATGGAAGGACGGCTATTTCAGGTTTAATAATGCCAGCATTGAAGAGATTATGGGAGAACTTTGCCGATGGTATAATATCGATGTAGATTATGAAGGCAAAGTAACTAAAACAGGCTACACTGGAAAAATTTCCAGATATAAAAATATAAGTCAGGTATTAAAAATGCTCCAAAGAACAAAGGCAGTTCACTTTAAAATTGAAGGAAGGAGGGTGATCATAAAGTTATAA
- a CDS encoding DUF5694 domain-containing protein: MRFYIIIFLVLGILAEGFGQKVKILLIGASHDYSKSQDQNFSNIHRRIRAFKPNAFFGEFVSSEDEATLMDYWCKADNLKRVKKLRSTRSIPKDKITHVIDSLKAISEQDSNNLYLKSDLAHAYYLAEDAANGHYLYWQVYDHLKKSADSKLEKYVDSLLCPKQDVSGRSMKRLATSEYAFIAFPMMKEFGLTEMLSMDCQDYDLNWTASAIAFHNKFEVFQKDSLATAYKAISALLERRDKGFKKYQEMESSSNVFTEWLNTDEAAGILASGDFYFNELYNFKNFPKQEMLSKIHWWKKRNEGMCMNIVNRAKENQAKRVVVMVGANHLQFMQEIFQTIPNVEVLTL; the protein is encoded by the coding sequence ATGAGATTTTATATCATTATATTCTTGGTATTAGGCATTCTTGCTGAAGGATTTGGGCAGAAGGTGAAGATTCTTCTTATTGGAGCTTCTCATGATTACAGCAAATCTCAGGACCAAAATTTTTCAAACATTCATCGAAGAATACGGGCATTTAAGCCAAATGCATTTTTTGGAGAGTTCGTTAGTTCAGAAGATGAAGCAACCCTGATGGACTATTGGTGTAAAGCTGATAATCTCAAAAGAGTAAAAAAATTACGTTCTACCAGGAGTATTCCAAAAGACAAGATCACCCATGTTATTGATAGTTTAAAGGCAATTTCAGAACAAGACAGTAATAATCTCTATCTGAAATCAGATCTTGCTCATGCCTATTACCTGGCTGAGGATGCCGCCAATGGCCATTATTTATATTGGCAGGTATATGACCACCTGAAGAAGTCAGCAGACAGTAAGCTAGAGAAATATGTTGACAGTTTACTTTGCCCAAAGCAAGATGTGTCCGGAAGAAGTATGAAAAGACTGGCTACCTCAGAGTATGCTTTTATAGCATTTCCTATGATGAAGGAGTTTGGACTAACGGAAATGTTGTCGATGGATTGCCAGGATTATGATTTGAACTGGACCGCTTCTGCAATAGCTTTTCATAATAAATTTGAAGTATTTCAAAAAGATTCACTGGCAACAGCTTATAAAGCTATATCTGCTTTATTAGAGAGAAGAGATAAAGGTTTTAAGAAATACCAGGAAATGGAAAGTTCATCGAATGTTTTTACAGAATGGTTAAACACTGATGAGGCCGCAGGTATATTAGCATCTGGGGATTTTTACTTTAACGAACTTTATAATTTTAAAAATTTCCCTAAGCAGGAGATGTTATCTAAAATTCATTGGTGGAAAAAGCGGAATGAAGGAATGTGTATGAATATTGTGAATAGAGCAAAAGAAAATCAGGCTAAACGGGTAGTTGTAATGGTAGGAGCTAACCATCTACAGTTTATGCAAGAAATATTCCAAACAATACCGAATGTTGAGGTATTAACACTATAA
- a CDS encoding VOC family protein yields the protein MQTSMIWGNLAVEDLKRTKFFYEQLGFKSNGYDEVENLASFKFGDNQFVINFFKSDRLASSMNGNVSSTRDGNEVIFSMAAKSNEEVDQWAELVKSSIGTLNMGPKIDENGFYVCVFSDPDGHKFNIVCMDERM from the coding sequence ATGCAAACGTCAATGATATGGGGTAACCTAGCTGTAGAAGATCTAAAAAGAACAAAATTTTTTTATGAGCAATTAGGATTTAAAAGCAATGGATATGATGAAGTCGAAAACCTCGCTAGTTTCAAGTTTGGAGATAATCAGTTCGTAATTAATTTTTTTAAGTCTGATCGCCTTGCCTCTAGTATGAATGGCAATGTCAGCTCAACCAGAGATGGTAATGAAGTGATCTTTTCAATGGCAGCCAAGAGTAATGAAGAAGTTGATCAATGGGCTGAACTGGTAAAATCGTCTATAGGTACTCTTAATATGGGTCCTAAAATCGATGAAAACGGTTTTTATGTTTGTGTATTTTCCGATCCGGATGGACATAAGTTTAATATAGTTTGTATGGATGAACGAATGTAG
- a CDS encoding RNA polymerase sigma factor, with amino-acid sequence MMDLSVHSDEDLFLLTKQGDNHAFAQIYTKHWQIMYNTARNILRDEDAVHDILQNIFVSLWQRRNDLEITSLKSYLQQATRFAVFKAIRQTQHDKELYKRISAITVEIITEEPLLIKEQSQLLKRLVDKLPEDCRESFRLSREEGLTYKQIAALLGISEKTVEKRISKSLKLLRHGLSFGICISLLNGIN; translated from the coding sequence ATGATGGATTTAAGTGTACATAGTGATGAAGATTTATTTCTGCTCACCAAACAAGGTGATAATCATGCATTCGCTCAAATCTATACGAAGCATTGGCAGATAATGTACAATACAGCAAGAAATATTCTTAGAGACGAAGATGCGGTACATGATATATTACAAAATATCTTCGTCAGCTTATGGCAACGCAGGAATGATTTGGAAATCACATCCCTAAAATCATACCTTCAACAGGCAACCAGATTTGCCGTATTCAAGGCCATTCGGCAAACTCAGCACGACAAGGAGCTTTACAAAAGAATCTCAGCTATTACGGTTGAAATCATTACAGAGGAACCGCTATTGATAAAAGAACAAAGTCAGTTATTGAAAAGATTAGTTGATAAACTTCCTGAAGATTGTCGTGAATCTTTTCGATTGAGCAGGGAAGAAGGGCTGACTTACAAGCAAATTGCCGCTTTATTGGGGATTTCTGAGAAAACAGTGGAAAAACGGATATCAAAGTCCCTTAAACTCCTTAGGCATGGGCTAAGTTTTGGCATATGTATATCACTTCTCAACGGAATAAACTGA
- a CDS encoding nuclear transport factor 2 family protein produces the protein MTTTRALIAKVNKIFEENKMEEFIEFLSDEIIWEMYSSSTGHTTLRGKDEIKNMDAGEDMPERMYFKFGTIIIDGEMASVECTTTGERPNGSPYQGSSCDIYHFSNDKIILMTSYVIDNV, from the coding sequence ATGACTACTACAAGAGCACTTATCGCTAAGGTCAATAAGATCTTCGAAGAAAACAAAATGGAGGAATTTATAGAATTCCTTTCGGATGAAATCATATGGGAAATGTATAGCTCATCCACTGGGCATACCACATTGAGGGGTAAAGATGAGATTAAAAACATGGATGCTGGAGAGGATATGCCCGAAAGAATGTATTTCAAATTCGGAACAATAATCATCGACGGAGAAATGGCATCCGTAGAGTGTACCACTACCGGAGAAAGACCTAATGGAAGTCCTTATCAGGGATCATCTTGTGATATCTATCATTTTTCAAATGATAAGATTATTCTCATGACTTCATATGTTATTGATAACGTATAG
- a CDS encoding TlpA family protein disulfide reductase, with product MLHDFGWPLIKTLYDKYKERGLKVVYFNNDDDEVRWKSHVEKNQLTWINVSEKQKFLESKIPKSFGIYAVPTCILVNANGKVTYNSDQEDTGLDKLEVAIINVI from the coding sequence ATGTTGCATGATTTCGGTTGGCCATTAATTAAAACGCTTTATGATAAATACAAGGAACGTGGATTAAAGGTAGTTTATTTTAATAATGATGATGATGAGGTTAGATGGAAAAGTCATGTTGAAAAAAATCAACTTACATGGATTAATGTGTCGGAAAAGCAAAAATTTTTAGAAAGCAAAATTCCCAAATCCTTTGGCATTTATGCCGTACCTACCTGCATTTTAGTAAATGCAAACGGTAAAGTCACATACAATTCGGATCAAGAAGATACTGGATTAGATAAACTCGAAGTAGCTATTATAAACGTTATCTAA
- a CDS encoding ABC transporter permease, with product MFELNLKIAFRNLWKDKTVSLINIIGLATGLAACVLLLLYANYELSYDRQGKESSKVYQVMTNFQDAKGKITSTGGSPGDGIAEAIREKIPQVQKIARVGGGDRSVISTKQKLFKRKDFFADPQILEIFQYDFIVGNPKTALNSPDGIILTSETAKLLFGTVDVLGRAVKYKNSKDLKVTGVIKDLPKNMSLRFDYLMSWEFFKSINDYVRNPSWGNFNFLAFAKVDNPRSIDIINSSVKRLFNENYKDQKAENFLFPFSDMHLHGEFSGGKSIGGAIERVYLFIGLGLGILLIACINFMNLATARSARRAKEVGIKKTIGATRLSLIVQFLMEAFLLTVLSVLIAIIIVETTLPLFNNLLEVGVKIPYSSWGYWIGILIVTLFTGGISGAYPAIYLSAFNPQSALVNKNGRAGFFSINFRQLLVVAQFSFAIVLLIATLVIYRQLQYIKNRPIGYSTNLLAEIPQDYQFLTRFELLKSQLIKSGAAISVNQSSQSMTGVSNWFYGLKWPDMEEKGKEIVFNRLQTQYDLLKTTGIELIQGRDFSKDFASDTAGVMLSKKAVNMMQLKNPIGKNIDLFGQQLKVIGVFKDFIWDSPYHSGRPMIINFSKNEGGNINLRLNPKNSLSHNVELIAAVAKNIDQNYPLELAFVDDLLSQKLQSEKVLGLLANVFGGIAILISCLGLYSLVSYSAEQRTKEFGVRRVLGASVASIIQLLSFSFLKMVLIAAVISVPIAYFLMKKWLNGFEFHVGLSVSIFIISIFIAVFIAFLTVFFQAYKAAVANPVSALKYE from the coding sequence ATGTTTGAATTAAACCTAAAAATCGCATTTCGAAATCTCTGGAAAGATAAAACGGTATCTCTGATTAATATAATCGGTTTGGCAACCGGCCTGGCGGCATGTGTGTTACTTCTTTTGTATGCTAATTACGAATTGAGCTATGATCGCCAAGGTAAGGAGTCGAGTAAGGTTTATCAGGTGATGACCAATTTTCAGGATGCGAAAGGAAAGATAACTAGTACGGGAGGATCACCAGGAGATGGAATTGCTGAAGCCATTCGCGAAAAAATACCCCAAGTTCAAAAGATTGCGAGGGTTGGCGGCGGAGACAGATCTGTAATTTCTACAAAGCAAAAATTATTCAAAAGAAAAGATTTTTTTGCCGATCCACAAATTCTGGAAATTTTTCAATATGATTTTATTGTCGGCAATCCTAAAACTGCACTGAATTCTCCTGATGGTATTATCCTAACCTCCGAGACTGCTAAACTCCTGTTTGGAACTGTTGATGTGTTAGGAAGGGCAGTGAAATATAAGAATTCAAAAGATTTGAAAGTTACAGGAGTAATCAAAGATCTTCCAAAAAATATGTCCCTTAGATTTGATTACCTCATGTCGTGGGAGTTCTTCAAAAGCATCAATGATTATGTTAGAAATCCTAGTTGGGGTAATTTCAACTTTTTAGCATTTGCTAAAGTAGATAATCCGAGAAGTATTGACATTATCAATTCCAGCGTTAAAAGACTTTTCAATGAAAACTACAAAGATCAAAAAGCGGAAAATTTTCTTTTCCCTTTTTCCGACATGCATTTACACGGTGAGTTCTCAGGCGGCAAAAGTATTGGAGGCGCAATCGAAAGAGTCTACCTGTTTATAGGACTAGGTTTAGGTATCTTACTTATCGCCTGTATCAATTTCATGAACCTGGCGACTGCGAGGTCAGCCCGTCGAGCTAAAGAAGTCGGGATAAAAAAGACCATTGGCGCAACCAGACTTTCTCTGATAGTCCAGTTCTTAATGGAAGCATTTCTGCTCACCGTTCTTTCCGTCCTTATCGCAATTATTATAGTAGAAACTACTTTACCATTATTCAATAATTTACTGGAAGTTGGAGTAAAAATTCCATATTCCAGTTGGGGATATTGGATAGGCATTCTAATCGTGACTTTATTTACAGGCGGAATTTCTGGAGCTTATCCGGCAATTTATCTTTCTGCTTTTAATCCCCAAAGTGCACTAGTAAACAAAAATGGCCGCGCGGGTTTTTTTTCGATAAATTTCAGACAGCTGTTAGTTGTTGCTCAATTTTCCTTCGCAATAGTCCTTCTAATCGCTACACTAGTCATTTACAGGCAATTGCAGTATATAAAAAACAGACCAATTGGATATTCAACAAATTTACTTGCCGAAATCCCTCAGGATTACCAATTCCTCACTAGGTTCGAGTTGCTTAAATCACAGCTTATCAAATCCGGGGCTGCAATTTCCGTTAATCAATCCTCGCAAAGTATGACCGGAGTGAGCAACTGGTTCTATGGCCTAAAATGGCCGGATATGGAAGAGAAAGGGAAAGAGATTGTGTTTAACCGTCTGCAAACCCAATATGATTTACTGAAAACTACAGGCATAGAATTAATTCAGGGACGGGATTTCTCAAAGGACTTTGCCTCCGATACCGCTGGAGTTATGCTCAGCAAGAAGGCCGTAAATATGATGCAGCTTAAAAATCCAATAGGGAAAAACATTGACCTTTTTGGTCAACAGCTTAAAGTTATTGGAGTATTTAAGGACTTTATTTGGGACTCCCCATACCACTCCGGCCGTCCGATGATTATTAACTTTAGTAAAAATGAAGGAGGAAATATTAACCTGAGATTGAATCCAAAGAACAGTTTGAGTCATAATGTTGAGCTGATTGCTGCAGTAGCTAAAAACATTGACCAGAATTACCCATTGGAGCTTGCCTTTGTCGACGACCTTTTATCCCAGAAACTTCAGTCTGAAAAAGTATTGGGATTGCTAGCCAATGTATTTGGTGGTATCGCAATTTTAATCTCTTGCCTTGGCCTGTATTCCTTGGTGAGCTATAGTGCAGAACAACGCACAAAAGAATTTGGTGTACGAAGAGTACTTGGCGCTTCAGTTGCCAGTATCATTCAGTTATTGTCATTTTCATTTTTGAAAATGGTTCTCATCGCTGCCGTAATTAGTGTACCAATTGCATATTTTTTGATGAAAAAATGGTTGAACGGTTTCGAATTTCATGTGGGACTGTCAGTTTCAATATTTATAATCTCGATATTCATAGCCGTTTTCATAGCATTTTTAACTGTGTTTTTTCAAGCTTACAAAGCTGCTGTGGCAAATCCCGTCAGCGCATTGAAATATGAATAA
- a CDS encoding SusC/RagA family TonB-linked outer membrane protein, with amino-acid sequence MKLIILLTCLAILNVSAASFGQKISLSENSAQLGKVFEKISAQTGYDFLFPTTLLKGTRPVSINVRNEDLSAVLKKVFEDQPLEYSIEDKSIVVFAKEKSVFQKIKDLVISSAITVNGSVTNKEMEPLSGATVVNKRTNTGTTTDVNGVFSLSQIEQTDTLVVSYIGYAKVFYPIGKGGYQKIVMSQTTNGLDEVVVQAYGKTTIRTATGNIGQVTAKEIAVQPVTDLLLALQGKIPGVVITQQNGFDSGPIKVEIRGRASINSKIASDPLYIVDGVPLTVSEVAPTNSSTSLNAISQGFDQTGMSFSRGQNPLFSINPSDIESVSILKDADATAIYGSRGANGVVLITTKRGKAGQTQFNFSASQGVRSVVRHWEMLNTQEYLEMRREAFRNDNIAPTIDNAPDLLAWDQNAYTDWQDYAYGGTGKWTDAQVSLSGGNPQTTFRLSANFNHTTDITAVSGANMRGGAGVNVNHNSPSQRFKVSFNANYTFSEVNQILLPASIAILPPNAPAAFTSSGNFNFDGWGTARASFPFNPLLRPYTARGKFLTANAVLSYSILKGLVIKTNLGYNNSINDQEKFSPIISFDPIATTPPTGSATFGFTKNNNWVVEPQMEYNGLIGKGNLSVLLGGTLQSTETGALKTEGTGYTSDALLYTITNALTKTVTDIYSEYKYAGIFGRIGYNWLNKYIINLNGRRDGSSRFGANNRFGNFGSLGVAWIMSDEKFIEKFLPKAISLVKLRGSYGLTGSDGVQDYQYLSQYGNSANLLPYGGAVPSVPLIQPNEEFHWQVNKKLEGAIDISLLEDRLNLEAVYYSNRCNNQLLAFPIPAFSGFTSVTGNSPANVRNSGYEFSANGTVIRGKNFSWSSSFNIGFNKNVLLSYPDIARSPYARTYRVGESLDINYMFNYLGVNPLTGQYTFEDYNGDGKSSQNISVLPGTQADDRYIAIFFAPKFSGGLTNQFNYKGISLTANFTFRKQTGINALTNIGGPTNISAYQYDNRWQYPGQVALTARVTTTSNISDLQIASSNAGYTDASFIRLQTLALGYQFPKKLINKLGVQNLGISVNAQNIFVITGYKGLDPEITNFGSLPSVRTITSSLTCSF; translated from the coding sequence ATGAAGCTTATCATACTTCTTACGTGCCTAGCGATTCTAAATGTAAGTGCGGCATCTTTCGGACAGAAAATTTCTTTGTCTGAAAACAGCGCACAACTTGGAAAAGTTTTTGAAAAAATCAGTGCCCAAACCGGTTACGACTTTCTATTTCCCACGACCCTGTTAAAAGGGACCAGACCCGTAAGCATTAACGTGCGAAACGAAGACTTGAGCGCGGTACTCAAAAAAGTATTCGAGGATCAGCCATTGGAGTATTCTATTGAAGATAAATCCATTGTCGTATTCGCCAAAGAGAAATCGGTTTTTCAAAAAATCAAAGACCTGGTCATCAGTTCTGCAATTACGGTAAACGGATCGGTGACCAATAAAGAAATGGAACCGCTATCCGGAGCCACAGTGGTCAATAAAAGAACCAATACAGGTACTACAACAGATGTTAACGGGGTGTTTAGCCTGTCGCAGATTGAACAGACAGACACGCTGGTGGTCAGTTATATAGGGTATGCTAAAGTATTTTATCCCATAGGAAAGGGCGGATACCAAAAAATCGTCATGAGCCAAACGACTAATGGATTAGATGAGGTTGTTGTGCAGGCATATGGAAAAACTACAATTAGAACAGCTACTGGTAATATAGGCCAGGTAACTGCAAAAGAAATTGCTGTTCAACCAGTGACTGATCTGCTTTTGGCGCTTCAGGGAAAAATCCCTGGAGTAGTGATTACCCAGCAAAACGGTTTCGACAGCGGACCGATCAAAGTAGAAATCAGGGGCAGAGCTTCTATTAACAGTAAAATCGCTAGTGATCCCCTGTACATTGTAGATGGTGTGCCTCTAACCGTTTCCGAAGTGGCACCTACCAATTCAAGCACATCATTAAATGCGATATCCCAGGGGTTTGACCAAACTGGAATGTCGTTTTCCAGGGGTCAAAATCCCTTATTCAGTATTAATCCAAGCGATATCGAATCTGTTTCAATCTTAAAAGATGCAGATGCAACGGCTATTTATGGTAGCCGGGGTGCGAATGGTGTAGTATTGATCACCACCAAAAGAGGTAAAGCAGGCCAAACACAATTTAATTTTTCGGCCTCTCAAGGTGTGAGATCAGTGGTTAGGCACTGGGAGATGTTGAATACACAGGAGTATCTTGAGATGAGAAGAGAGGCATTTCGCAATGATAATATAGCCCCAACTATTGACAATGCACCGGACTTGCTGGCCTGGGACCAAAATGCTTACACTGATTGGCAGGATTACGCCTACGGAGGGACGGGTAAGTGGACGGATGCACAGGTTAGTTTATCAGGAGGAAATCCTCAGACCACCTTCAGATTGAGCGCCAACTTTAATCATACCACAGACATTACTGCGGTTAGTGGGGCAAATATGCGGGGCGGCGCTGGCGTTAATGTTAACCATAATAGTCCCAGCCAGCGATTTAAGGTGTCTTTTAATGCTAATTACACGTTTTCTGAGGTGAACCAAATTTTGTTGCCCGCTAGTATTGCAATACTTCCTCCCAATGCACCAGCTGCATTTACCAGTTCCGGAAATTTTAATTTTGATGGTTGGGGTACTGCTAGGGCGTCTTTCCCATTTAATCCATTATTGAGGCCGTACACTGCAAGAGGTAAATTTTTAACCGCCAACGCAGTGCTATCTTATTCAATCCTTAAAGGTCTGGTGATCAAAACAAATTTAGGCTATAACAACTCCATTAACGATCAGGAGAAATTTAGCCCCATAATTTCTTTTGATCCAATAGCGACTACACCACCGACTGGTTCTGCTACATTTGGGTTTACCAAAAACAACAATTGGGTTGTTGAACCGCAGATGGAATATAACGGTTTGATTGGTAAAGGAAATCTAAGTGTGCTTTTAGGTGGTACCCTTCAATCTACTGAAACCGGTGCTTTAAAGACTGAAGGAACAGGGTATACCAGCGATGCGCTGCTTTATACCATTACCAATGCGTTGACAAAAACTGTAACCGATATATACAGTGAATACAAATACGCCGGTATCTTCGGCAGAATTGGCTATAATTGGTTAAATAAATACATCATCAATCTCAATGGCAGAAGAGATGGCAGCAGTCGCTTCGGAGCGAACAACCGATTCGGAAATTTTGGTTCATTGGGTGTTGCATGGATAATGAGCGATGAGAAGTTCATTGAGAAGTTTCTACCTAAAGCCATAAGTCTCGTTAAGCTGAGAGGAAGTTATGGACTAACAGGAAGTGATGGGGTGCAGGATTACCAGTACCTATCACAATATGGAAACTCGGCAAATTTATTGCCATATGGGGGAGCAGTTCCAAGCGTGCCGCTAATTCAACCCAATGAAGAATTCCATTGGCAGGTAAATAAAAAATTAGAGGGTGCGATAGATATCAGTCTTCTTGAAGACCGGTTAAATTTAGAAGCAGTTTATTACAGCAACCGCTGCAATAACCAGTTATTAGCTTTTCCAATACCAGCGTTTTCGGGATTTACTAGCGTTACGGGAAATTCGCCGGCTAACGTTAGGAACAGCGGTTACGAATTTAGTGCAAATGGAACAGTGATTAGAGGAAAGAATTTTAGCTGGAGCAGCAGTTTCAACATCGGCTTTAACAAAAATGTGTTACTGAGTTATCCTGATATCGCTCGGTCACCATATGCCAGAACATATAGGGTAGGCGAATCTCTGGACATCAATTATATGTTTAATTATCTAGGCGTTAATCCGCTGACTGGTCAATACACTTTCGAGGACTATAACGGCGATGGAAAATCTTCTCAAAATATCTCTGTACTTCCCGGAACACAAGCCGACGACCGTTATATCGCCATCTTTTTTGCTCCTAAATTTTCCGGCGGGTTAACCAATCAATTTAATTATAAGGGAATTTCCCTTACCGCTAATTTTACTTTCCGTAAACAGACGGGAATCAATGCGCTGACGAATATTGGTGGACCTACGAATATTTCAGCCTATCAATATGATAACCGTTGGCAGTATCCGGGCCAGGTTGCCTTGACAGCTAGAGTAACCACTACGAGTAATATTTCTGATTTGCAAATTGCCAGTTCTAATGCAGGTTATACTGATGCAAGTTTCATCAGGTTACAGACCCTTGCCCTTGGTTACCAATTTCCGAAAAAATTGATTAACAAACTAGGGGTGCAGAATCTTGGAATCAGCGTAAACGCACAGAACATTTTTGTCATTACTGGTTACAAAGGTTTGGATCCGGAGATTACCAATTTTGGATCATTGCCATCTGTCAGAACAATTACTTCGAGTTTAACATGTTCCTTTTAA